CTGATGCAACTAACACTGAGCTCATTAGGCTGCCTGGAATTTGTGTCATTCCTGTTCTGTTTTATTCTTAGAATGAAACAAAGTGATATTCAGAACAGAATGAATTATCAAAAGCTATGAACATTGATTGGTTTTTGTAATGCTAGAAGGGGCTGAATTTAGCTTTTTGTTTTAAAGTCGGTCTCTCATAATTTCGTAACATGCATTTCATGCAGTAAGAAAGGTACTCCAAAAACAATAACCATACCAGTCATTATTTTTTCTCTGaccaattgcgtttttttaattTAGATGCATTTATCCAAAGTCAATAAATAAAGTCTTAAAGAATTCTAAAACTATAATAACTTAATCATTGCAACAGATTTGGATTTCTTATGTGAAAATATTGCGCATTAGGTAAGAGTTTCAAATGACAAAAGACTATACGCTCAGTGTAAGATATGAAAGGGCAAATGTTGAAAATAACAGAGGTGACCTAAGTCTACAAGAAACAAAAGCAGAATTTCGTCCTTATAGTGTAATTTGTTAGCAAGTCTATGTGAAAAGGTGAAAAGGGAATCCTCTCAGGATGTAATGTAGTAATTACAttgaaatatataccaaagaataCAGACAAACTACTCTGACATCACCAAAGATGCCGCGTAGAGGTCGATTTCAGGAGCAGCGAGTGCCGTTATGACTTCTAGTGCCAGGTCGCTGAGATCAGAAATCATCTGTGGCATTGGGGGAAGAAGGCAGCACAACGTAGAGGAAGTGGACGTCGGCCTCCCGCCACATCTGAAACCCGCCACACGACTCACTCGCCAGAGGAGGCCATCATGTGATTCCACCTATTCCCTCAGCACCTCCTCTGCTTTTTCCaaattcaggagaggatcagttcCACCAGAGGAACTTCCGACCACACCAAGCCGGATCCGCAGGACTGAGTCTCGCTTCAGGTTAAAGAGTAAGTCGCTTGACCGAGGGGGATCTGTCGGCAGCTTGAGGCTGCACGGTCCTCGCCACAGACGAAGTGCGTACAGGTCACACGAGTCACTAGTGGGTGGTCTTAGAAGTGACGGCCTGAATGTAGGGAGTGCAAGGAAGGTGGTGGCTGGAAGCGAGTTTCGTgaggaaaataatgtaaatgagttgaaaggaaaagaaaaaataacgggAACTCAAGAAAAAACTGACGGTGAAATAGAATCTGAAAAGAAAGCAGATGTAGAGGGACTCCAAGCAGAACAGGTGCTAGACAAATCCCCAGAAAAATCAGAGCTTACTAACAACAAGAAAAAGTTTGGAGATAGCTCTCCAGAGGGCCAGAATGCACATAAATCACCCAAAAAATCTGGAGCACACAAGGTGGAGGAAAATGCAGAAGACAAACATCAAGACAAAAAACTAGATGAGGCTCAAGAATCAACGAAATTAGGAAAGCCTAAGAAGAAGCTCGACGTACACAAAAGTTCTAAGCCTGAGAGAAAAGGGTCTCACAAAATTAAGAAATCTGACAAAGTACAAGACTACAACAACATACTAGAAATTTCGCATGAATACCAAGATCTCTCCAAAGCAGATGACAAAGTTGGAAAGCTACAAGAAAAGGTACGAGTGAGTGAATCAAAAGAGGCaggagaagaaaatcagcaagaGCAGACAGAAGAAGAATCGAAAGAAacaggaaaagaagagaagacaGAAGAGGCACCGGATGAATCCACCAAGGGTACACAAAAAGAGCAGAAAGAAGAGTTAACAGAAGAAtcgagagagggagaagaagacaAACAGGAGGAGTCTGTAGAGGACTCTAACAACAAAGCACAAGAAGAGCATATAGAGCAAACTGCAGAGGGATCTAAAGAGGAAGTACAAGAAGAACAGAAAGAGGAGGCAGCAGAGGAACTTAGAGAAGCAGTAGAAGTAGCGCAAGGAGAGCAGCAAAAGGAGGCAGCAGAGGAACTTAGAGAAGCAGTAGAAGTAGCGCAA
This portion of the Macrobrachium nipponense isolate FS-2020 chromosome 10, ASM1510439v2, whole genome shotgun sequence genome encodes:
- the LOC135223860 gene encoding caldesmon-like, encoding MTSSARSLRSEIICGIGGRRQHNVEEVDVGLPPHLKPATRLTRQRRPSCDSTYSLSTSSAFSKFRRGSVPPEELPTTPSRIRRTESRFRLKSKSLDRGGSVGSLRLHGPRHRRSAYRSHESLVGGLRSDGLNVGSARKVVAGSEFREENNVNELKGKEKITGTQEKTDGEIESEKKADVEGLQAEQVLDKSPEKSELTNNKKKFGDSSPEGQNAHKSPKKSGAHKVEENAEDKHQDKKLDEAQESTKLGKPKKKLDVHKSSKPERKGSHKIKKSDKVQDYNNILEISHEYQDLSKADDKVGKLQEKVRVSESKEAGEENQQEQTEEESKETGKEEKTEEAPDESTKGTQKEQKEELTEESREGEEDKQEESVEDSNNKAQEEHIEQTAEGSKEEVQEEQKEEAAEELREAVEVAQGEQQKEAAEELREAVEVAQGEQQKEAAEESNKTAEEQKGQTAEESKEATEEKEKEEAVGGESVETAQDQTPAEESQEAKTTQGEETSDESKEATQVEQKTEDPKETAQEEQTEETGVESQEKADVNKPEKEEEAVQVPKKTDGELQEKVNVDAPEGEVKSDKQDDLRVRESQEAKLDKTNGETATNEVPKELKTKKSKIPKGKKPKPQGADVSNEAEASLGNDVKPKKTAKKLSTPEQNNRKQKSLAERKVPKINVSDKVASDSDDTAKNLSNKEGLLGEQEAQPSVSPTDSTATHRINFEVIIQENALGDYNWTKSHEKLYYPKKKRRGINKISKREYHSDEEINKDKKEMASHDWSHGTSLGRNTKGRYAGHKRVQYRSIGNDLSTAGYCPRCDPNPEKKPRKVKRRIFKSGQIILLYFSKLNSLTYGSVWFCSVVSILVSILTSWGVGR